Proteins from a genomic interval of Salmo salar chromosome ssa14, Ssal_v3.1, whole genome shotgun sequence:
- the hectd3 gene encoding E3 ubiquitin-protein ligase HECTD3 isoform X3 translates to MSPGDNPHVLLGRIRFLNKCIECFRKSEALPECLCFVPKEVCYKICKDSSSNSTASSSTSTANSSVGKTLVSVWESPHQALHSKKLCKCNIEPKKGTCIRTTGEEYCNSHGLWVKINKDQLEEYRVGQECEEGWVLVCKHTEGGDRLVPVESPETLGRHQQLFGYDHKPCDRWEQVVDVESSLHVGSKPKVAEPDEAAVQKLRYVPPTWTFEYDEDLLHYFYDHIGKEDENLGSVKQCVTSIDVSSCSEDPSGGAGCLTDGDTETYWESDGMQGQHWIRLHMKRGTVVNKLILTVDSTDDNYMPKRVTVFGGEGDNLKKLSDVTIDDNLIGEVCVLEDMTAHLSVIEVRIEECRGENDEGIDVRIRGLKIKSSCERDLGLNADVFQSPNLVRYPRLEGTLPDVLYRRALVIQRFISLLDSLLPHLVPAWDYSLATFNHIKSIKPFLLLSKRRSALITQCLKDSETSKPNFMPRLYINRRLAMEHRDNPSLDPTAKNAVFTQVYEGLKPSDKFEKILDYRWPARYDQWWECKFIAEGIIDQGGGFRDSLADMSEELCPSSAECPLPLPFFNRTSNQGTGEARDHYVPNPSCREFHKFEWIGQLMGAALRGKDFLVLALPGLVWKQLTGEAVSWSKDFPAVDSVLVKLLEAMEVMDQETFDFKFGEELVYTTLLSDGRLVELVPGGSNQVVRYQDRREFIHLVQKARLEESRQQICAMQAGLVKVVPQAVLDLLTWQEVEKKVCGDPEITVEALKRLTRYEDLEQTDVRVQYLWEALMNFTNEDRSRFLRFVTGRSRLPAPIYIFPDKQGSETTDAL, encoded by the exons ATGTCACCGGGCGACAACCCTCACGTTTTACTGGGTAGGATTCGGTTTCTGAACAAATGCATTGAATGTTTCAGAAAGAGCGAAGCTCTACCCGAGTGTCTATGTTTCGTCCCAAAAGAGGTATGTTATAAAATATGTAAAGATTCGTCGTCGAATTCAACCGCTTCGTCTAGTACGTCCACCGCCAACTCATCCGTCGGTAAGACCCTGGTTTCAGTTTGGGAGAGCCCCCATCAAGCTCTTCACAGTAAGAAGCTATGCAAATGCAACATCGAACCAAAGAAAGGGACGTGTATTCGGACAACGGGGGAAGAGTATTGCAACAGCCACGGCCTGTGGGTTAAAATCAACAAG gaTCAGTTGGAGGAGTACCGTGTGGGTCAGGAGTGCGAGGAGGGCTGGGTCTTGGTCTGTAAACACACAGAGGGAGGAGACCGACTGGTACCTGTAGAATCACCTGAGACACTCGGCAGACACCAGCAGCTCTTCGGATATGACCACAAGCcctgtgacag GTGGGAACAGGTGGTGGATGTAGAGAGTTCTCTTCACGTCGGCTCGAAACCCAAGGTCGCGGAGCCTGACGAAGCGGCTGTTCAGAAGCTCAG GTATGTTCCTCCCACCTGGACGTTTGAATATGATGAGGATCTGCTGCATTACTTCTACGACCACATTGGAAAGGAGGATGAGAACCTGGGCAGCGTCAAACAGTGTGTCACCAGCATCGACGTGTCCTCCTGCtca gaggacCCTAGTGGTGGGGCAGGTTGCCTGACAGATGGAGACACAGAGACCTACTGGGAGAGCGATGGGATGCAGGGACAACACTGGATCAGACTGCACATGAAGAGAGGCACCGTAGTCAA TAAGCTGATCTTGACGGTCGATTCAACTGATGACAACTACATGCCTAAAAGAGTgactgtgtttggaggagaaggagaCAATCTGAAGAAGCTCAGCGATGTCACCATAGACGA CAATCTGattggtgaggtgtgtgtgctgGAAGACATGACGGCCCACCTGTCTGTCATAGAGGTTCGCATCGAGGAGTGCAGGGGTGAGAATG ACGAGGGTATAGACGTTCGGATCAGAGGGCTGAAGATCAAGTCATCATGTGAGAGAGACCTGGGGCTCAACGCGGACGTGTTTCAGTCTCCTAACTTAGTACGCTATCCTCGACTGGAGGGTACCCTGCCTGATGTCCTCTACCGCAGGGCCCTGGTTATACAGAG GTTCATCTCGCTGCTGGACAGTCTCCTGCCACACTTGGTTCCAGCCTGGGACTACAGCCTGGCCACCTTCAACCACATCAAG AGTATCAAGCCGTTCCTACTGCTGTCGAAGCGTCGCTCGGCCCTGATCACCCAGTGTCTGAAGGACTCTGAGACCAGCAAGCCTAACTTTATGCCCCGGCTTTATATCAACCGTAGACTGGCCATGGAGCACAGAGATAACCCCTCACTGGACCCTACTGCTAAGAACGCTGTCTTCACACAG GTGTACGAGGGTCTGAAGCCATCCGATAAGTTTGAGAAGATTTTGgactacag ATGGCCAGCGCGTTACGACCAGTGGTGGGAGTGTAAGTTCATAGCAGAGGGCATCATCGACCAAGGAGGTGGTTTTAGAGACAGTCTGGCAGACATGTCTGAAGAGCTGTGTCCCAGTTCAGCAGAATGCCCCCTGCCCTTACCCTTCTTCAACAGGACATCTAACCAG GGAACAGGCGAGGCCAGAGACCACTATGTCCCAAACCCGTCCTGCAGAGAGTTCCACAAGTTTGAGTGGATCGGACAGCTGATGGGAGCCGCTCTCCGAGGAAAGGACTTCCTGGTGTTGGCTCTGCCTGGTCTAGTGTGGAAACAGTTAACAGGGGAGGCTGTCAGCTGGAGCAAAGACTTCCCTGCTGTTGACTCTGTCCTG GTCAAGCTGCTGGAGGCCATGGAGGTCATGGACCAGGAGACATTTGACTTTAAGTTTGGGGAGGAATTGGTGTACACTACCCTGTTGAGTGACGGAAGACTGGTCGAGCTGGTGCCAGGCGGCAGCAATCAGGTGGTACGGTACCAAGACCGCAGGGAATTCATTCACCTGGTACAGAAGGCACGcctggaggagagcagacagCAG ATCTGTGCTATGCAGGCGGGGCTGGTGAAGGTAGTGCCTCAGGCCGTCCTGGATCTGCTGACCTGGCAGGAAGTGGAGAAGAAAGTCTGTGGAGACCCGGAGATCACCGTGGAGGCACTCAAACGACTCA ctcGATATGAGGACTTGGAGCAGACTGATGTCAGGGTACAGTACCTGTGGGAAGCTCTCATGAACTTCACTAACG agGACCGCAGCCGATTCCTGAGGTTTGTGACCGGGAGGAGCCGTCTTCCTGCTCCCATCTACATCTTCCCTGACAAACAAGG CTCTGAGACTACAGATGCATTATAA
- the hectd3 gene encoding E3 ubiquitin-protein ligase HECTD3 isoform X2 produces MSPGDNPHVLLGRIRFLNKCIECFRKSEALPECLCFVPKEVCYKICKDSSSNSTASSSTSTANSSVGKTLVSVWESPHQALHSKKLCKCNIEPKKGTCIRTTGEEYCNSHGLWVKINKDQLEEYRVGQECEEGWVLVCKHTEGGDRLVPVESPETLGRHQQLFGYDHKPCDRWEQVVDVESSLHVGSKPKVAEPDEAAVQKLRYVPPTWTFEYDEDLLHYFYDHIGKEDENLGSVKQCVTSIDVSSCSEDPSGGAGCLTDGDTETYWESDGMQGQHWIRLHMKRGTVVNKLILTVDSTDDNYMPKRVTVFGGEGDNLKKLSDVTIDDNLIGEVCVLEDMTAHLSVIEVRIEECRDEGIDVRIRGLKIKSSCERDLGLNADVFQSPNLVRYPRLEGTLPDVLYRRALVIQRFISLLDSLLPHLVPAWDYSLATFNHIKSIKPFLLLSKRRSALITQCLKDSETSKPNFMPRLYINRRLAMEHRDNPSLDPTAKNAVFTQVYEGLKPSDKFEKILDYRWPARYDQWWECKFIAEGIIDQGGGFRDSLADMSEELCPSSAECPLPLPFFNRTSNQGTGEARDHYVPNPSCREFHKFEWIGQLMGAALRGKDFLVLALPGLVWKQLTGEAVSWSKDFPAVDSVLVKLLEAMEVMDQETFDFKFGEELVYTTLLSDGRLVELVPGGSNQVVRYQDRREFIHLVQKARLEESRQQICAMQAGLVKVVPQAVLDLLTWQEVEKKVCGDPEITVEALKRLTRYEDLEQTDVRVQYLWEALMNFTNEDRSRFLRFVTGRSRLPAPIYIFPDKQGSETTDALPQSSTCSSTLYLPNYPSAKVCEDKLRYAAYNCVAIDTDMSPWEE; encoded by the exons ATGTCACCGGGCGACAACCCTCACGTTTTACTGGGTAGGATTCGGTTTCTGAACAAATGCATTGAATGTTTCAGAAAGAGCGAAGCTCTACCCGAGTGTCTATGTTTCGTCCCAAAAGAGGTATGTTATAAAATATGTAAAGATTCGTCGTCGAATTCAACCGCTTCGTCTAGTACGTCCACCGCCAACTCATCCGTCGGTAAGACCCTGGTTTCAGTTTGGGAGAGCCCCCATCAAGCTCTTCACAGTAAGAAGCTATGCAAATGCAACATCGAACCAAAGAAAGGGACGTGTATTCGGACAACGGGGGAAGAGTATTGCAACAGCCACGGCCTGTGGGTTAAAATCAACAAG gaTCAGTTGGAGGAGTACCGTGTGGGTCAGGAGTGCGAGGAGGGCTGGGTCTTGGTCTGTAAACACACAGAGGGAGGAGACCGACTGGTACCTGTAGAATCACCTGAGACACTCGGCAGACACCAGCAGCTCTTCGGATATGACCACAAGCcctgtgacag GTGGGAACAGGTGGTGGATGTAGAGAGTTCTCTTCACGTCGGCTCGAAACCCAAGGTCGCGGAGCCTGACGAAGCGGCTGTTCAGAAGCTCAG GTATGTTCCTCCCACCTGGACGTTTGAATATGATGAGGATCTGCTGCATTACTTCTACGACCACATTGGAAAGGAGGATGAGAACCTGGGCAGCGTCAAACAGTGTGTCACCAGCATCGACGTGTCCTCCTGCtca gaggacCCTAGTGGTGGGGCAGGTTGCCTGACAGATGGAGACACAGAGACCTACTGGGAGAGCGATGGGATGCAGGGACAACACTGGATCAGACTGCACATGAAGAGAGGCACCGTAGTCAA TAAGCTGATCTTGACGGTCGATTCAACTGATGACAACTACATGCCTAAAAGAGTgactgtgtttggaggagaaggagaCAATCTGAAGAAGCTCAGCGATGTCACCATAGACGA CAATCTGattggtgaggtgtgtgtgctgGAAGACATGACGGCCCACCTGTCTGTCATAGAGGTTCGCATCGAGGAGTGCAGGG ACGAGGGTATAGACGTTCGGATCAGAGGGCTGAAGATCAAGTCATCATGTGAGAGAGACCTGGGGCTCAACGCGGACGTGTTTCAGTCTCCTAACTTAGTACGCTATCCTCGACTGGAGGGTACCCTGCCTGATGTCCTCTACCGCAGGGCCCTGGTTATACAGAG GTTCATCTCGCTGCTGGACAGTCTCCTGCCACACTTGGTTCCAGCCTGGGACTACAGCCTGGCCACCTTCAACCACATCAAG AGTATCAAGCCGTTCCTACTGCTGTCGAAGCGTCGCTCGGCCCTGATCACCCAGTGTCTGAAGGACTCTGAGACCAGCAAGCCTAACTTTATGCCCCGGCTTTATATCAACCGTAGACTGGCCATGGAGCACAGAGATAACCCCTCACTGGACCCTACTGCTAAGAACGCTGTCTTCACACAG GTGTACGAGGGTCTGAAGCCATCCGATAAGTTTGAGAAGATTTTGgactacag ATGGCCAGCGCGTTACGACCAGTGGTGGGAGTGTAAGTTCATAGCAGAGGGCATCATCGACCAAGGAGGTGGTTTTAGAGACAGTCTGGCAGACATGTCTGAAGAGCTGTGTCCCAGTTCAGCAGAATGCCCCCTGCCCTTACCCTTCTTCAACAGGACATCTAACCAG GGAACAGGCGAGGCCAGAGACCACTATGTCCCAAACCCGTCCTGCAGAGAGTTCCACAAGTTTGAGTGGATCGGACAGCTGATGGGAGCCGCTCTCCGAGGAAAGGACTTCCTGGTGTTGGCTCTGCCTGGTCTAGTGTGGAAACAGTTAACAGGGGAGGCTGTCAGCTGGAGCAAAGACTTCCCTGCTGTTGACTCTGTCCTG GTCAAGCTGCTGGAGGCCATGGAGGTCATGGACCAGGAGACATTTGACTTTAAGTTTGGGGAGGAATTGGTGTACACTACCCTGTTGAGTGACGGAAGACTGGTCGAGCTGGTGCCAGGCGGCAGCAATCAGGTGGTACGGTACCAAGACCGCAGGGAATTCATTCACCTGGTACAGAAGGCACGcctggaggagagcagacagCAG ATCTGTGCTATGCAGGCGGGGCTGGTGAAGGTAGTGCCTCAGGCCGTCCTGGATCTGCTGACCTGGCAGGAAGTGGAGAAGAAAGTCTGTGGAGACCCGGAGATCACCGTGGAGGCACTCAAACGACTCA ctcGATATGAGGACTTGGAGCAGACTGATGTCAGGGTACAGTACCTGTGGGAAGCTCTCATGAACTTCACTAACG agGACCGCAGCCGATTCCTGAGGTTTGTGACCGGGAGGAGCCGTCTTCCTGCTCCCATCTACATCTTCCCTGACAAACAAGG CTCTGAGACTACAGATGCGTTGCCACAGTCCTCCACCTGCTCCAGTACTCTGTATCTACCCAACTACCCCAG
- the hectd3 gene encoding E3 ubiquitin-protein ligase HECTD3 isoform X1, whose product MSPGDNPHVLLGRIRFLNKCIECFRKSEALPECLCFVPKEVCYKICKDSSSNSTASSSTSTANSSVGKTLVSVWESPHQALHSKKLCKCNIEPKKGTCIRTTGEEYCNSHGLWVKINKDQLEEYRVGQECEEGWVLVCKHTEGGDRLVPVESPETLGRHQQLFGYDHKPCDRWEQVVDVESSLHVGSKPKVAEPDEAAVQKLRYVPPTWTFEYDEDLLHYFYDHIGKEDENLGSVKQCVTSIDVSSCSEDPSGGAGCLTDGDTETYWESDGMQGQHWIRLHMKRGTVVNKLILTVDSTDDNYMPKRVTVFGGEGDNLKKLSDVTIDDNLIGEVCVLEDMTAHLSVIEVRIEECRGENDEGIDVRIRGLKIKSSCERDLGLNADVFQSPNLVRYPRLEGTLPDVLYRRALVIQRFISLLDSLLPHLVPAWDYSLATFNHIKSIKPFLLLSKRRSALITQCLKDSETSKPNFMPRLYINRRLAMEHRDNPSLDPTAKNAVFTQVYEGLKPSDKFEKILDYRWPARYDQWWECKFIAEGIIDQGGGFRDSLADMSEELCPSSAECPLPLPFFNRTSNQGTGEARDHYVPNPSCREFHKFEWIGQLMGAALRGKDFLVLALPGLVWKQLTGEAVSWSKDFPAVDSVLVKLLEAMEVMDQETFDFKFGEELVYTTLLSDGRLVELVPGGSNQVVRYQDRREFIHLVQKARLEESRQQICAMQAGLVKVVPQAVLDLLTWQEVEKKVCGDPEITVEALKRLTRYEDLEQTDVRVQYLWEALMNFTNEDRSRFLRFVTGRSRLPAPIYIFPDKQGSETTDALPQSSTCSSTLYLPNYPSAKVCEDKLRYAAYNCVAIDTDMSPWEE is encoded by the exons ATGTCACCGGGCGACAACCCTCACGTTTTACTGGGTAGGATTCGGTTTCTGAACAAATGCATTGAATGTTTCAGAAAGAGCGAAGCTCTACCCGAGTGTCTATGTTTCGTCCCAAAAGAGGTATGTTATAAAATATGTAAAGATTCGTCGTCGAATTCAACCGCTTCGTCTAGTACGTCCACCGCCAACTCATCCGTCGGTAAGACCCTGGTTTCAGTTTGGGAGAGCCCCCATCAAGCTCTTCACAGTAAGAAGCTATGCAAATGCAACATCGAACCAAAGAAAGGGACGTGTATTCGGACAACGGGGGAAGAGTATTGCAACAGCCACGGCCTGTGGGTTAAAATCAACAAG gaTCAGTTGGAGGAGTACCGTGTGGGTCAGGAGTGCGAGGAGGGCTGGGTCTTGGTCTGTAAACACACAGAGGGAGGAGACCGACTGGTACCTGTAGAATCACCTGAGACACTCGGCAGACACCAGCAGCTCTTCGGATATGACCACAAGCcctgtgacag GTGGGAACAGGTGGTGGATGTAGAGAGTTCTCTTCACGTCGGCTCGAAACCCAAGGTCGCGGAGCCTGACGAAGCGGCTGTTCAGAAGCTCAG GTATGTTCCTCCCACCTGGACGTTTGAATATGATGAGGATCTGCTGCATTACTTCTACGACCACATTGGAAAGGAGGATGAGAACCTGGGCAGCGTCAAACAGTGTGTCACCAGCATCGACGTGTCCTCCTGCtca gaggacCCTAGTGGTGGGGCAGGTTGCCTGACAGATGGAGACACAGAGACCTACTGGGAGAGCGATGGGATGCAGGGACAACACTGGATCAGACTGCACATGAAGAGAGGCACCGTAGTCAA TAAGCTGATCTTGACGGTCGATTCAACTGATGACAACTACATGCCTAAAAGAGTgactgtgtttggaggagaaggagaCAATCTGAAGAAGCTCAGCGATGTCACCATAGACGA CAATCTGattggtgaggtgtgtgtgctgGAAGACATGACGGCCCACCTGTCTGTCATAGAGGTTCGCATCGAGGAGTGCAGGGGTGAGAATG ACGAGGGTATAGACGTTCGGATCAGAGGGCTGAAGATCAAGTCATCATGTGAGAGAGACCTGGGGCTCAACGCGGACGTGTTTCAGTCTCCTAACTTAGTACGCTATCCTCGACTGGAGGGTACCCTGCCTGATGTCCTCTACCGCAGGGCCCTGGTTATACAGAG GTTCATCTCGCTGCTGGACAGTCTCCTGCCACACTTGGTTCCAGCCTGGGACTACAGCCTGGCCACCTTCAACCACATCAAG AGTATCAAGCCGTTCCTACTGCTGTCGAAGCGTCGCTCGGCCCTGATCACCCAGTGTCTGAAGGACTCTGAGACCAGCAAGCCTAACTTTATGCCCCGGCTTTATATCAACCGTAGACTGGCCATGGAGCACAGAGATAACCCCTCACTGGACCCTACTGCTAAGAACGCTGTCTTCACACAG GTGTACGAGGGTCTGAAGCCATCCGATAAGTTTGAGAAGATTTTGgactacag ATGGCCAGCGCGTTACGACCAGTGGTGGGAGTGTAAGTTCATAGCAGAGGGCATCATCGACCAAGGAGGTGGTTTTAGAGACAGTCTGGCAGACATGTCTGAAGAGCTGTGTCCCAGTTCAGCAGAATGCCCCCTGCCCTTACCCTTCTTCAACAGGACATCTAACCAG GGAACAGGCGAGGCCAGAGACCACTATGTCCCAAACCCGTCCTGCAGAGAGTTCCACAAGTTTGAGTGGATCGGACAGCTGATGGGAGCCGCTCTCCGAGGAAAGGACTTCCTGGTGTTGGCTCTGCCTGGTCTAGTGTGGAAACAGTTAACAGGGGAGGCTGTCAGCTGGAGCAAAGACTTCCCTGCTGTTGACTCTGTCCTG GTCAAGCTGCTGGAGGCCATGGAGGTCATGGACCAGGAGACATTTGACTTTAAGTTTGGGGAGGAATTGGTGTACACTACCCTGTTGAGTGACGGAAGACTGGTCGAGCTGGTGCCAGGCGGCAGCAATCAGGTGGTACGGTACCAAGACCGCAGGGAATTCATTCACCTGGTACAGAAGGCACGcctggaggagagcagacagCAG ATCTGTGCTATGCAGGCGGGGCTGGTGAAGGTAGTGCCTCAGGCCGTCCTGGATCTGCTGACCTGGCAGGAAGTGGAGAAGAAAGTCTGTGGAGACCCGGAGATCACCGTGGAGGCACTCAAACGACTCA ctcGATATGAGGACTTGGAGCAGACTGATGTCAGGGTACAGTACCTGTGGGAAGCTCTCATGAACTTCACTAACG agGACCGCAGCCGATTCCTGAGGTTTGTGACCGGGAGGAGCCGTCTTCCTGCTCCCATCTACATCTTCCCTGACAAACAAGG CTCTGAGACTACAGATGCGTTGCCACAGTCCTCCACCTGCTCCAGTACTCTGTATCTACCCAACTACCCCAG